The Sorangiineae bacterium MSr11367 genome window below encodes:
- a CDS encoding redoxin domain-containing protein: MTMSAEKTRTAPGGGGNSIYHSVAIAVMVVGVILGFAVLPRWFHASEGGALSGKPGPEFQLEVVANAPQDGQRTLALNEYKGKAVVLDFWATWCGPCQAQSPVLDKLAHRYQDQGVAVVGINTSDAPGAAAKWARAHQITYPIVYDDEGEISHAYGVSNLPTLVILSREGKVVAVREGFTDASELESLLKRVL, translated from the coding sequence ACAGCATTTACCATTCGGTGGCCATCGCGGTCATGGTGGTGGGCGTCATTTTGGGGTTCGCCGTGCTCCCGCGCTGGTTTCACGCATCGGAGGGCGGGGCGCTTTCGGGCAAGCCAGGACCGGAGTTTCAACTCGAGGTCGTTGCCAATGCCCCGCAGGACGGACAGCGCACGCTCGCGTTGAACGAGTACAAAGGGAAAGCCGTCGTGCTCGACTTTTGGGCCACGTGGTGCGGGCCCTGCCAGGCGCAATCGCCCGTGCTCGACAAGCTGGCGCACCGCTACCAAGACCAAGGCGTGGCCGTGGTCGGCATCAACACCAGCGACGCCCCCGGCGCCGCGGCGAAGTGGGCGCGTGCGCATCAGATCACGTACCCCATCGTCTACGACGACGAGGGCGAGATCTCGCACGCGTACGGCGTGAGCAACCTGCCCACGCTCGTCATCCTCTCGCGCGAAGGCAAAGTCGTCGCCGTCCGCGAAGGCTTCACCGACGCCTCCGAGCTCGAGTCACTCCTCAAGCGCGTCCTGTAA
- a CDS encoding ABC transporter ATP-binding protein, whose product MSTNRGEELTSPALEAVAVCASYAQKAPKGSFSPFVLDGVDLTVAEGELVALLGANGAGKSTLLRVLSGTLEPTSGQVRLFGTPLGACDRRALARSMAVVGQTEEMSFGFRVRDVVMMGRAPHQGGWMRATDEDVSIVEEAIQHCELAAFADRPVLALSGGEQKRVAIARALAQRPRALLLDEPAAFFDVRHKIALYDLLAEQVARQKLACVVVMHDINIASQYASRVALMKGGRFLAVGTVEEVMTYARLRETFDTDLYVGVNELTGMRFFLPMRGR is encoded by the coding sequence ATGTCGACCAATCGGGGCGAGGAATTGACGTCGCCGGCGCTCGAGGCCGTTGCCGTTTGCGCAAGCTACGCACAGAAGGCGCCGAAAGGCTCGTTTTCACCCTTCGTTCTCGATGGCGTGGATCTTACCGTGGCCGAGGGAGAGCTCGTCGCGCTGCTGGGTGCGAACGGAGCAGGCAAGAGTACGCTGCTTCGTGTGCTTTCGGGCACGCTCGAGCCGACATCCGGGCAGGTTCGCCTTTTTGGAACACCGCTGGGTGCGTGCGATCGGCGCGCTCTGGCCCGCTCCATGGCGGTGGTCGGCCAGACCGAGGAAATGTCCTTCGGTTTCCGGGTGCGCGATGTGGTGATGATGGGCCGCGCCCCCCACCAGGGCGGCTGGATGCGTGCCACCGACGAGGACGTCAGCATCGTCGAGGAGGCCATCCAACACTGCGAATTGGCTGCCTTTGCGGACCGGCCGGTGCTCGCCCTGAGCGGCGGCGAGCAAAAGCGGGTAGCGATCGCGCGGGCATTGGCCCAGCGCCCGCGCGCGCTGCTGCTCGACGAGCCGGCTGCATTTTTCGATGTACGACATAAAATTGCGCTTTACGACCTTCTCGCCGAGCAGGTCGCGCGCCAGAAGCTCGCGTGCGTGGTGGTGATGCACGACATCAACATCGCCTCGCAGTACGCGTCGCGGGTGGCGTTGATGAAGGGCGGGCGCTTCCTCGCGGTGGGGACGGTGGAGGAGGTGATGACCTACGCGCGGCTGCGCGAGACCTTCGACACGGATCTCTACGTCGGGGTGAACGAGCTCACCGGGATGCGCTTTTTTCTGCCGATGCGCGGTCGCTGA
- a CDS encoding polyhydroxyalkanoate synthesis regulator DNA-binding domain-containing protein: MDPKPETSSQTAENAQPSPDRQRRVIKRYSNRKLYDTKDSRYVTLLQIAEMVRTSEDVQIIDNTSKEDLTEVTLAQIIYEEQKAHARNVPLQTLKELIHSRTEKVLSDLREGPIGRLIPVPKGKAEGEVEAAAEVPEKIEEAHGSKPSLVNQAKETLEDWQHKIDERIRAILPSITPWEQLTNEVRRLGQRIEELEKKLKSAPSKSENGNSENKDVK; the protein is encoded by the coding sequence GTGGACCCCAAGCCCGAGACAAGCTCGCAAACCGCCGAGAACGCGCAACCGTCCCCGGACAGGCAGCGGCGCGTGATCAAGCGGTATTCGAACCGCAAACTGTATGACACCAAGGACAGTCGCTACGTCACGCTGCTGCAAATCGCCGAAATGGTGCGCACCAGTGAGGACGTACAAATCATCGACAACACGTCGAAGGAAGATCTGACCGAGGTCACCCTCGCGCAGATCATCTACGAGGAGCAGAAAGCTCACGCGCGCAACGTGCCGCTCCAGACCCTCAAGGAGCTCATTCACTCGCGCACGGAGAAGGTGCTCTCGGATTTGCGCGAAGGTCCGATTGGCCGGCTCATTCCGGTGCCGAAGGGCAAGGCGGAAGGCGAAGTCGAGGCGGCGGCGGAGGTCCCCGAGAAGATCGAGGAAGCCCACGGCTCGAAGCCGAGTCTCGTCAACCAGGCCAAAGAGACGCTGGAAGACTGGCAGCACAAGATCGACGAACGCATTCGCGCCATCCTGCCCAGCATCACCCCGTGGGAGCAGCTCACCAACGAGGTCCGCCGCCTGGGTCAGCGCATCGAAGAGCTCGAGAAGAAATTGAAGAGCGCGCCATCCAAGAGCGAGAACGGCAACAGCGAAAACAAGGATGTAAAATAA
- a CDS encoding sigma-70 family RNA polymerase sigma factor — protein sequence MSAFATEDEKFKDSDVFTEETLSHLDAMYAVACRLTRNPTEAEDLVQDTMVKAMRARDQFRAGTNLKAWLFRILTNTFINKYRRGGLERALFDGPDADPLADGWVSASTMRQLRDPEQIALMPIVEGEVRTALDKLPAEFRLAVVLCDVEEFSYEEIADIMGCPIGTVMSRLHRGRKLLQRALYGHALALGIVKGEDSVGTASEESAPTDLATYRAKRRKAG from the coding sequence ATGTCGGCTTTCGCGACGGAAGACGAAAAGTTCAAAGATTCCGATGTTTTCACGGAAGAGACGCTGTCTCATCTGGACGCGATGTACGCCGTGGCGTGCCGCCTGACACGGAATCCAACCGAAGCGGAAGACCTCGTGCAGGACACGATGGTCAAAGCCATGCGAGCCCGCGATCAGTTTCGCGCGGGCACCAACCTGAAAGCATGGCTCTTCCGTATCCTGACCAACACGTTCATCAACAAGTACCGCCGAGGTGGGTTGGAGCGTGCGCTGTTCGACGGGCCGGATGCCGACCCGCTGGCGGACGGCTGGGTGAGCGCATCGACCATGCGCCAACTTCGCGATCCGGAGCAGATCGCGTTGATGCCCATCGTCGAGGGCGAGGTTCGTACCGCCCTGGACAAGCTGCCCGCCGAATTTCGACTGGCCGTGGTTTTGTGCGACGTCGAGGAATTTTCCTACGAAGAGATCGCCGACATCATGGGGTGCCCGATTGGCACGGTCATGAGCCGCCTGCATCGCGGACGTAAGCTTCTTCAACGTGCCCTCTATGGACACGCGCTGGCTTTGGGTATCGTCAAGGGTGAGGACAGTGTCGGAACTGCGTCCGAAGAGTCGGCGCCGACCGATCTTGCGACCTACCGAGCGAAGAGGCGCAAAGCCGGATGA
- a CDS encoding zf-HC2 domain-containing protein, producing the protein MSTTHCTHFSHLLGAYVDGELEPSRVLEVDEHVASCETCRERVQLDHAVRGSLKRIVKASAPEGLRSRVALAMAAERERGERRADAQAGFFSGRRASVPAGAVGHVAAARDTGMMWRAMVPLASAAALAVVWGVATRGPMSKSTTSDKLAAGLASDTLIQDLVAEHSHPLPPESTDPKAVNDLERYVGVPVRPTSFEKRTGARLVGGRVLPMMHHERAAMLTYEIGTGADLRRVSVFVYDPKHIQMDADELAPRAVGTAQVRVGNFNGFSLAVTQRAGVGYAIASNLDAERSAQLAAFADE; encoded by the coding sequence ATGAGCACCACGCATTGCACGCATTTCAGTCACCTGTTGGGCGCCTACGTCGATGGCGAATTGGAGCCATCCCGGGTTCTCGAAGTGGACGAGCACGTCGCCAGCTGCGAGACGTGCCGAGAGCGTGTGCAGCTCGATCATGCCGTTCGTGGTTCGCTCAAGCGAATCGTGAAGGCATCGGCGCCAGAGGGCCTTCGTTCCCGCGTGGCCCTGGCCATGGCGGCGGAGCGAGAGCGCGGTGAGCGTCGTGCAGATGCGCAGGCGGGCTTCTTCAGCGGCCGCCGAGCGAGCGTCCCCGCGGGTGCGGTGGGCCACGTCGCGGCGGCGCGCGATACAGGAATGATGTGGCGGGCGATGGTGCCGCTCGCGAGTGCTGCCGCGTTGGCCGTGGTGTGGGGTGTTGCCACGCGCGGTCCGATGAGCAAGAGCACGACGAGCGACAAGCTGGCGGCGGGGCTGGCCAGCGATACGTTGATTCAAGATTTGGTGGCGGAGCATTCGCATCCGTTGCCGCCCGAGAGCACGGATCCCAAGGCGGTGAACGACCTCGAACGCTACGTCGGCGTTCCCGTTCGCCCGACGAGCTTCGAGAAGCGCACCGGCGCACGTTTGGTCGGCGGGCGCGTGCTGCCGATGATGCACCACGAGCGCGCGGCCATGCTGACGTACGAGATTGGCACCGGAGCAGATCTGCGCCGGGTCAGCGTCTTCGTCTACGATCCGAAGCATATTCAGATGGACGCGGACGAGTTGGCGCCGCGGGCCGTGGGCACGGCGCAGGTGCGCGTGGGGAACTTCAACGGGTTCTCGCTGGCGGTCACACAGCGTGCGGGCGTCGGCTATGCCATCGCTTCGAACCTGGATGCAGAGCGCAGCGCGCAGTTGGCGGCTTTCGCCGACGAGTGA
- a CDS encoding DUF1318 domain-containing protein, whose amino-acid sequence MIRLPSFAFSAFFACFAFASLGCIGAPEFVTVDRATALEQQASGSFADLERKLNRASIAPRPVPLTPKQFESLGIKPVRFSDTTEMTDADLVDGLLVQHCIGEGRDGLLVDTHGACVGAADHEDALELVQRVNGARVQLWRWMHEQKPAASKDDLRRTWREVHLRGVVCGGWIEKAADQWEAKPC is encoded by the coding sequence ATGATTCGCCTGCCTTCCTTTGCATTTTCGGCATTCTTCGCGTGCTTTGCTTTTGCCTCCCTGGGTTGCATCGGTGCACCGGAATTCGTCACGGTCGACCGCGCGACCGCGCTCGAGCAGCAGGCGTCGGGCTCCTTTGCCGACTTGGAGCGCAAGCTCAATCGCGCGAGCATTGCACCGCGACCGGTACCGCTCACGCCAAAGCAATTCGAGTCGCTCGGCATCAAACCGGTTCGGTTTTCCGACACCACGGAAATGACCGACGCCGATCTCGTCGATGGCCTCCTGGTCCAACATTGCATCGGGGAGGGGCGCGACGGTCTTCTCGTCGACACGCATGGCGCCTGCGTGGGTGCGGCCGACCACGAAGACGCCCTCGAGCTCGTGCAACGCGTAAATGGTGCGCGGGTCCAGCTTTGGCGTTGGATGCACGAACAGAAGCCCGCCGCGTCGAAGGACGACCTGCGGCGCACCTGGCGCGAGGTGCACCTGCGCGGTGTCGTCTGCGGTGGATGGATCGAGAAGGCTGCGGATCAATGGGAGGCCAAGCCTTGTTGA
- a CDS encoding aldehyde dehydrogenase yields the protein MKVEDVEVSTEHWIGGERVASAQVFDDVSPIDGATIAEVARGSRREIDLAVAAAKSGFQAWGRTPPQERARVLHAIAAGIERRLPELAAVETRDAGPLLRAMQRSVVPRAAHNFHHFADHLSALEVPDFETRGHRNHVRWEPSGVVALITPWNAPLMLATWKIAPALASGAAVVLKPAEWSPLTASLLADITHEAGLPPGVFNVVQGLGEEAGAALVRHPDVDRISFTGSTQTARSIAAAAARNLTPLSFELGGKSPFLVFDDADLELAVTHAVGQYDHAGQVCLAATRLLVHRRLYDAFLARFLERARALRQGDPRDPATDIGPQIAREHVARIDRFVQTAIGRGARVALGGGPNEELGGLHYRPTLFVDVPDGAEILQEEVFGPVLTLQPFDDDEEAIALANGTRYGLAAAIFTQDRARAERVSQRIVAGTIWVNCFFVRDLRAPFGGARQSGVGREGGNWSFDFYADVKNVCTAPWNDGAGGS from the coding sequence ATGAAGGTCGAAGACGTCGAGGTATCCACCGAGCACTGGATCGGCGGTGAACGGGTCGCCTCCGCTCAGGTCTTCGACGACGTATCGCCCATCGACGGCGCGACCATCGCCGAAGTCGCGCGGGGCAGTCGTCGCGAAATCGATCTCGCCGTGGCCGCCGCCAAGTCGGGCTTCCAGGCCTGGGGCCGAACGCCGCCCCAGGAACGGGCGCGCGTGCTGCACGCCATCGCCGCGGGCATCGAACGCCGGCTCCCGGAGCTGGCCGCCGTGGAGACGCGCGACGCCGGCCCGCTCTTGCGCGCGATGCAGCGCAGCGTCGTGCCCCGTGCGGCGCACAACTTCCACCACTTCGCCGACCACCTCAGCGCCCTCGAGGTGCCCGACTTCGAGACGCGCGGCCATCGCAACCACGTGCGCTGGGAGCCCTCCGGGGTGGTGGCGCTCATCACCCCGTGGAACGCGCCGCTCATGTTGGCCACGTGGAAGATCGCCCCGGCGCTCGCATCCGGAGCCGCCGTCGTGCTCAAGCCCGCCGAGTGGTCGCCGCTCACCGCCTCGCTCCTCGCCGACATCACGCACGAGGCGGGCCTTCCCCCGGGCGTCTTCAACGTGGTGCAAGGCCTGGGTGAAGAGGCCGGTGCCGCGCTGGTGCGCCACCCCGACGTCGACCGCATCTCGTTCACCGGCTCCACCCAGACCGCGCGAAGCATCGCCGCCGCCGCCGCGCGCAACCTCACGCCCCTCTCGTTCGAGCTCGGTGGAAAGTCGCCCTTCCTCGTCTTCGACGACGCCGATCTCGAGCTCGCCGTCACCCACGCCGTCGGCCAATACGATCACGCGGGCCAGGTCTGCCTCGCCGCCACCCGCCTGCTCGTGCACCGCCGCCTCTACGACGCGTTCCTCGCCCGCTTCCTCGAGCGCGCCCGCGCCCTTCGCCAAGGCGATCCGCGCGATCCGGCCACGGACATCGGCCCGCAGATCGCGCGGGAACACGTCGCGCGCATCGACCGCTTCGTGCAGACCGCCATCGGGCGAGGCGCCCGCGTGGCACTCGGCGGCGGTCCCAACGAAGAACTCGGCGGCCTCCATTACCGCCCGACGCTGTTCGTCGACGTCCCCGACGGCGCGGAGATCCTCCAGGAAGAGGTTTTCGGGCCCGTCCTCACCCTGCAGCCCTTCGACGACGACGAGGAAGCCATCGCCCTCGCCAACGGCACGCGTTACGGCCTGGCCGCCGCCATCTTCACCCAGGACCGCGCGCGCGCCGAACGCGTTTCGCAGCGCATCGTCGCCGGCACCATCTGGGTCAACTGCTTCTTCGTGCGCGATCTGCGCGCGCCATTCGGTGGCGCCCGCCAATCGGGGGTCGGCCGCGAGGGCGGCAATTGGAGCTTCGACTTTTACGCCGACGTGAAGAACGTCTGCACCGCGCCATGGAACGACGGCGCGGGAGGATCGTGA
- a CDS encoding acetoacetate decarboxylase family protein: protein MATLQGFLPPRSPEGRAALVRPPPWHYSGDLLTIEYRTDPARVAALLPDGIELAPDDPGAVALIWADWQSCSDSFDELLDPVRAQYKECFAVVRCAFRGQVYSRCVYIWVDSDFALARGWHQGYPKKLGAIHMSRPVTVGRAGPRLQAGGRFGATLSAGGRRLADARFTITGPSTSGGFVNALPMLHTRAWPSIENGAPASMHELVTMKGRDVELSPAWTGTAEMALFPSPTEELAALAPREMIGGYYRSVGVTFDGGTCITRVEAP, encoded by the coding sequence ATGGCCACGCTTCAAGGATTCTTGCCGCCGCGCTCCCCGGAAGGGCGCGCCGCGCTGGTTCGGCCGCCGCCATGGCACTATTCGGGCGATTTGCTCACCATCGAGTATCGAACGGATCCGGCGCGGGTGGCGGCGTTGCTGCCCGACGGTATCGAGCTGGCGCCGGACGATCCCGGGGCCGTCGCCCTCATCTGGGCCGATTGGCAGTCGTGCTCCGATTCGTTCGACGAGCTGCTCGATCCGGTGCGTGCGCAATACAAGGAGTGCTTCGCCGTGGTGCGGTGCGCCTTTCGTGGGCAGGTGTACTCACGCTGCGTGTACATCTGGGTCGATTCCGACTTCGCGCTCGCCCGCGGCTGGCACCAGGGATACCCGAAGAAGCTCGGTGCCATCCACATGAGCCGCCCGGTCACGGTCGGACGCGCCGGGCCCCGTTTGCAGGCGGGCGGTCGCTTCGGCGCCACGCTTTCCGCGGGTGGTCGCCGTCTGGCCGACGCCCGCTTCACCATCACCGGGCCCTCGACGAGCGGCGGCTTCGTCAATGCGCTGCCCATGCTGCACACGCGCGCATGGCCCTCGATTGAAAACGGGGCACCCGCATCGATGCACGAACTCGTGACGATGAAGGGGCGCGACGTCGAGCTGAGCCCCGCATGGACCGGCACCGCGGAGATGGCTCTGTTCCCATCGCCGACCGAGGAACTCGCCGCCCTCGCGCCCCGCGAGATGATCGGCGGCTACTACCGCAGCGTCGGCGTGACGTTCGACGGCGGAACCTGCATCACGCGAGTGGAGGCACCATGA
- a CDS encoding fumarylacetoacetate hydrolase family protein → METRRILVHDDVLTVKAADEPGALVATDGRRFRADAVQHLPPCTPTKIVCVHLNYESRRVEFGAKLGSTPTYFHKPVSALNAHGGDVVRPPPCRYLNYEGEIAIVIGRPTKNVAPSEAAACIAGYTIACDYGLHDFRDTDAGSMLRVKGADTLCPLGPGLVTGWDFRGKRIRTLVNGQVRQEATTDEMIWDMHYLVADIARTITLVEGDVILSGTPANSRPVEPGDVVSIEVEGLGVLSNRITSGEVAVRHDVGAQPSESEEVRSTALGGDWEFRGIRAPRRD, encoded by the coding sequence ATGGAAACACGGCGGATACTCGTTCATGACGACGTGCTCACGGTGAAGGCCGCCGACGAACCTGGGGCGCTCGTGGCGACGGATGGGCGCCGTTTTCGTGCCGATGCGGTGCAGCATCTTCCCCCGTGCACACCGACCAAGATCGTGTGCGTGCACCTCAACTACGAGAGCCGGCGGGTCGAGTTCGGCGCCAAGCTCGGGTCCACGCCCACGTATTTCCACAAGCCCGTGAGCGCATTGAATGCCCATGGTGGCGACGTGGTGAGGCCGCCGCCGTGCCGCTACCTGAATTACGAAGGCGAGATTGCCATCGTCATCGGGCGCCCCACGAAGAACGTCGCGCCCTCGGAGGCGGCGGCGTGCATCGCGGGCTACACCATCGCGTGCGATTACGGCCTTCACGATTTTCGCGACACCGACGCGGGCTCGATGCTGCGCGTGAAGGGCGCCGATACCCTTTGCCCCTTGGGCCCAGGACTGGTCACGGGCTGGGATTTTCGCGGGAAGCGAATCCGCACCTTGGTCAACGGTCAAGTGCGCCAGGAGGCCACCACCGACGAAATGATTTGGGACATGCACTACCTGGTGGCCGACATCGCGCGTACGATCACCTTGGTGGAAGGCGACGTCATTCTCTCGGGCACGCCCGCGAACTCCCGGCCCGTGGAGCCGGGGGACGTGGTCTCGATCGAGGTGGAGGGCCTCGGCGTGCTGAGCAACCGCATCACCTCGGGCGAGGTCGCGGTGCGCCACGACGTGGGCGCGCAGCCCTCGGAGTCGGAGGAGGTTCGCTCCACGGCATTGGGCGGCGACTGGGAATTTCGGGGGATCCGTGCACCGCGCCGCGATTGA
- a CDS encoding glutamine synthetase family protein, whose protein sequence is MHRAAIDPRPRLRLLWSDLLGVERGKYLYGRRAEAGHTNFAVTTFVTTLDKTILPVAGFAHDVGLPDLQARIDPSSVRPGWEKDTVVGVSDLSRDGAPLAVCPRQMLRQACAPWIDAGLYPQLAFELEFYLMAPDGRGGYGPLTAPAPHVYGTGPAVDPDGVIDDMAAAAAASGFPLEGFASEFDDAQFELNLGHRDALAAADDAFLLRLLVREVALRRGHRATFLGKPFAERAGTGMHVNLSFRTASGENALDDPHAKDGLSPKVHHATGGLLAHHEALAAVFAPNVNAYGRLRPHQMNGYWANWGYDDRTAAVRIPPERGAGTRIEHRTPDGAANPYLIGAALLHAARFGVERELVPSSSSDRTVPESLADALEAFAADTWLCHALGPDFVRAFTALKRAECERSEPTDLAFYLPFF, encoded by the coding sequence GTGCACCGCGCCGCGATTGATCCGCGTCCCCGGTTGCGTCTGCTCTGGTCCGATCTGCTCGGGGTCGAGCGCGGGAAGTACCTCTATGGGCGGCGCGCCGAGGCGGGGCACACGAACTTCGCCGTCACCACCTTCGTGACGACCCTCGACAAGACGATCCTCCCCGTCGCCGGCTTCGCACACGACGTGGGGCTGCCCGATCTGCAGGCCCGCATCGACCCATCGTCGGTGCGGCCGGGTTGGGAGAAGGACACGGTCGTGGGCGTGTCGGATCTTTCGCGCGATGGGGCGCCGCTCGCGGTGTGCCCGCGGCAGATGCTGCGGCAAGCCTGCGCGCCGTGGATCGATGCGGGGCTGTACCCGCAGCTCGCCTTCGAGCTCGAGTTCTACCTGATGGCCCCCGATGGACGCGGAGGCTACGGGCCGCTGACGGCGCCGGCGCCGCACGTGTATGGCACCGGGCCGGCGGTGGATCCCGACGGGGTGATCGATGACATGGCCGCGGCGGCGGCCGCCTCGGGGTTTCCGCTGGAAGGGTTTGCCAGCGAATTCGACGATGCGCAGTTCGAGTTGAACCTCGGCCACCGCGATGCCCTCGCCGCCGCGGACGATGCGTTCTTGCTGCGCCTGTTGGTGCGCGAGGTGGCCCTTCGGCGCGGTCACCGCGCGACGTTTCTCGGGAAGCCGTTCGCCGAGCGGGCAGGCACGGGCATGCACGTCAATTTGAGCTTTCGCACGGCCAGCGGGGAGAACGCGCTCGACGATCCCCACGCCAAGGATGGCCTCTCGCCGAAGGTGCACCACGCCACCGGCGGGCTGCTCGCCCACCACGAGGCGCTCGCTGCCGTGTTTGCGCCCAACGTGAACGCGTACGGGCGGCTTCGTCCGCACCAGATGAATGGCTATTGGGCCAATTGGGGCTACGACGATCGCACCGCGGCGGTGCGCATTCCGCCCGAGCGCGGGGCGGGCACCCGCATCGAGCATCGCACGCCCGACGGCGCGGCCAATCCGTACCTCATCGGCGCGGCGCTGCTCCATGCCGCGCGCTTCGGGGTGGAACGGGAGCTCGTGCCTTCGTCGTCGAGCGATCGCACGGTGCCGGAGTCGCTCGCGGACGCGCTCGAGGCGTTCGCGGCGGACACGTGGCTGTGCCATGCGCTCGGGCCCGACTTCGTGCGCGCCTTCACCGCATTGAAGCGCGCCGAATGCGAACGAAGCGAGCCGACGGACCTGGCGTTCTACTTGCCGTTCTTCTGA
- a CDS encoding MarR family transcriptional regulator yields the protein MKAARKQVNKRQADLLPAEAKVMEKLGDLPLDFRAMAAISNLFRASMAVRRRLEGNVLAADRLSWTSFSSLWVLWVWGEMEVRELATHVCISRPTATGVVGTLKRRSFVKSRPGPHDGRTVFVDLTPKGRKVIERVFPKFNAEEAAVASSLGPADQDRLAGLLRSLLRGVDQKNGK from the coding sequence ATGAAGGCCGCTCGCAAGCAGGTGAACAAGCGCCAGGCGGATCTCCTCCCGGCCGAGGCCAAAGTGATGGAGAAGCTCGGCGATCTGCCGCTGGACTTCCGCGCCATGGCGGCCATCTCCAATTTGTTCCGCGCCTCCATGGCGGTGCGCCGCCGGCTCGAGGGCAATGTGCTCGCCGCCGACCGGCTCTCGTGGACGTCGTTTTCGTCTTTGTGGGTGCTCTGGGTGTGGGGCGAAATGGAGGTGCGCGAGCTCGCCACGCACGTGTGCATCAGCCGGCCCACCGCCACGGGCGTCGTGGGCACGCTCAAGCGCCGCAGCTTCGTGAAGAGCCGTCCCGGCCCGCACGACGGCCGCACCGTGTTCGTCGACCTGACGCCCAAGGGTCGCAAGGTCATCGAGCGCGTCTTCCCGAAGTTCAACGCCGAGGAGGCCGCCGTCGCGAGCAGCCTCGGCCCGGCCGATCAAGATCGCCTCGCCGGGTTGCTTCGCAGCTTGCTGCGCGGTGTCGATCAGAAGAACGGCAAGTAG